The following DNA comes from Thermococcus piezophilus.
CATGAGCAGATGGAGCAGGCGAGGAGAAAGACCGAGAAGCAGTACGAGAGCATCTACCTGTGAGGTGAGAGCATGGAGGCAGTGACCTTAGCTGGAATCGCAAGACGCGTTCTGGATGAACTCCTAAGAAGCCCCTACAAGACGCTGGAAATCAGAAGCGCGAGGAATGTCGTAGCCCTCGAAAGGGCGCGCGAGCTGGGAAGGGTCTTTCTCACATACGAAACCTACCAGGATATAACCATCGGAACGGAAGGACTCCTCGCCGAGTTGCTAAAACTCGAGAGCATGGAGCAGCGCATTCCATGGGAGGAGAGCGACGAAAGAGAAATCACAGTCTGCAGGGCGCAGGTGAGGCTGCTGGGACTGGGAAGAATCGTAGAGATAAGGAAGAAGAATACACTTCTGCTCGTCAGGGTCAGGGAGATGCTCCCGCAGGAGATGGACATTGGCTAAAACAGCGTCGTTTGCCTGCCCTTAGCTACGCTTTCCCTCTTGGGCGGCTGAACCCGTCTGAATTCCAGACCTTCTTTTTCAAGGAGCTTCTTAGCGCCAGAGGTAAGCGAAGGTGCGACGAGAATTCCCCTGACGGCTGGGTGCTCAGCCCTCAAAGCCTCAACGTAGCGCTTGAGCTGACTCACCGCGTGGAGGTCTGCCCTCCTGCGCTTGAGCTCCA
Coding sequences within:
- a CDS encoding DUF473 domain-containing protein translates to MEAVTLAGIARRVLDELLRSPYKTLEIRSARNVVALERARELGRVFLTYETYQDITIGTEGLLAELLKLESMEQRIPWEESDEREITVCRAQVRLLGLGRIVEIRKKNTLLLVRVREMLPQEMDIG